Proteins from a single region of Nitrospinota bacterium:
- the secF gene encoding protein translocase subunit SecF yields MQFLKKETNIDFLSKRKIAFGVSFLMVAISIISLAAHGGPNYGVDFKGGTIVQVKFRDATPISQVRDVVGSLKMGDFSIQEYGSAQEMMIRVPVIDEAKSGETQAQKVETALRQKFGAKFSVERVEMVGPKVGSDLRWKALLAVFYSMIGILIYLAFRFEFRFAVGAVLATIHDPLVILGAFSVLDKEFTLTVLAAVLTIIGYSLNDTIVVFDRIRENLRLKRGMPIEALLNLSVNQTLSRTILTSGFTMLVVVALFFLGGEVIHDFAFALMVGIVVGTYSSIYVASPIILYWEQIVLKKKEAASKAGAVKAKKKKEGQ; encoded by the coding sequence ATGCAATTCCTCAAAAAAGAAACAAACATAGATTTTCTCAGCAAGCGCAAGATCGCCTTTGGCGTCTCTTTTCTGATGGTCGCCATTTCGATCATCTCGCTGGCCGCCCACGGGGGGCCGAACTACGGCGTGGACTTCAAGGGGGGCACGATAGTGCAGGTGAAGTTCAGGGACGCCACGCCGATCTCCCAGGTGCGGGACGTGGTGGGATCGCTCAAGATGGGCGATTTTTCCATCCAGGAGTACGGATCGGCCCAGGAGATGATGATCCGGGTGCCGGTGATTGACGAGGCGAAAAGCGGAGAGACTCAGGCGCAGAAAGTGGAAACGGCGCTGCGGCAAAAGTTCGGCGCCAAGTTCAGCGTGGAACGGGTGGAAATGGTGGGGCCCAAGGTGGGGAGCGATCTGCGGTGGAAGGCGCTGCTGGCGGTCTTCTATTCGATGATCGGGATATTGATATACCTTGCGTTCCGGTTCGAGTTCCGTTTCGCGGTGGGGGCGGTGCTCGCCACGATCCACGATCCGCTTGTGATATTGGGCGCCTTCTCGGTGCTGGACAAGGAATTCACGCTCACGGTGCTCGCGGCGGTGCTCACGATCATCGGTTATTCACTCAACGACACTATCGTGGTCTTCGACCGCATAAGGGAGAACCTCCGGCTGAAGCGGGGGATGCCTATTGAGGCCCTTTTGAACCTTTCGGTGAACCAGACGCTCTCCCGCACGATCCTTACATCGGGTTTCACGATGCTGGTGGTGGTGGCGCTGTTTTTCCTTGGCGGGGAGGTGATCCACGATTTCGCCTTCGCGCTAATGGTCGGCATAGTGGTGGGGACATACTCGTCCATATACGTGGCCAGCCCGATAATCTTATATTGGGAGCAAATCGTACTTAAAAAGAAGGAAGCCGCGTCCAAGGCCGGGGCCGTGAAGGCCAAAAAGAAAAAAGAGGGACAGTGA
- the secD gene encoding protein translocase subunit SecD, producing MNRTIGWRLLLTFAVVAVSMFFALPLDKKINLGLDLQGGMHLVFEVDADKAVASSLDGEADGLRKFLESKGVVLTSVARENETVTISLANAAQSVEVEKAVSDTYGNFEIIGRSADKSRLTVAYTATWRKSVFNNAIEQALETLRNRVDQFGVAEPTIQREGDNRILIQLPGVQDRERAINLIGKTARLEFRMVNEQFSPIEAEQKGVPSDSDLLYERKVDPITKKPTDKIPFLIYKKVEMTGALLSNAQVRVSDLSMPYVSIDFNREGARVFGDLTTASVGKRMAIVLDGNVYSAPVIREAITGGTAMIEGSFSYEEAKDLAIVLRAGALPAPLIKLEERSVGPSLGADSIRQGVLSALVGGALVVVFMLVYYRIGGLIADVALVFNIIILMGAMAYFGSTLTLPGIAGIILTIGIAVDANVLVFERIREELNMGKTVRAAVEIGFSRAFLTILDTHVTTIVGAIVLFQFGTGPIKGFAITLSIGLIASMFTAVFVSRTLFMIYLGSRRLANLNI from the coding sequence ATGAATAGGACCATTGGGTGGAGGCTTCTGCTCACTTTCGCCGTAGTGGCCGTCTCCATGTTTTTCGCCCTGCCGCTGGACAAGAAGATAAACCTGGGGCTGGACCTGCAGGGTGGGATGCACCTTGTGTTCGAGGTGGACGCGGACAAGGCGGTGGCTTCATCGCTTGACGGCGAGGCGGACGGGCTTCGCAAATTCCTGGAATCCAAGGGGGTAGTCCTCACGTCCGTGGCCAGGGAAAATGAAACAGTGACCATTTCGCTGGCCAACGCCGCCCAATCGGTGGAGGTGGAGAAGGCGGTTTCCGACACCTATGGCAACTTTGAGATCATCGGGCGTTCCGCGGACAAGTCCAGGTTGACCGTCGCATACACCGCCACATGGCGCAAAAGCGTTTTTAACAACGCGATAGAGCAGGCGCTGGAGACCCTTCGCAACAGGGTGGACCAGTTCGGCGTGGCCGAGCCGACCATACAGAGGGAAGGGGACAACAGGATACTTATCCAACTCCCCGGCGTGCAGGACAGGGAAAGGGCCATAAACCTTATCGGCAAGACGGCCCGGTTGGAGTTCCGGATGGTCAACGAGCAGTTTTCGCCGATAGAGGCCGAGCAAAAAGGGGTGCCGTCCGATTCGGACCTGCTTTATGAGCGCAAGGTGGACCCGATCACCAAAAAGCCCACGGACAAGATACCTTTCCTTATATATAAGAAGGTGGAGATGACCGGGGCGCTGTTGTCCAACGCGCAGGTCCGGGTGAGCGACCTTAGCATGCCGTACGTTTCCATAGACTTTAACAGGGAAGGCGCCCGCGTGTTCGGCGACCTTACCACGGCCAGCGTGGGCAAGCGCATGGCAATCGTTCTGGACGGCAACGTTTATTCCGCCCCTGTGATCCGGGAGGCCATTACCGGCGGCACTGCGATGATCGAGGGGAGCTTCAGCTATGAAGAGGCGAAGGACCTGGCGATAGTGCTGCGGGCCGGGGCGCTTCCCGCTCCGCTGATAAAGCTGGAAGAGCGGTCCGTTGGGCCGTCCCTTGGCGCGGACTCCATCCGTCAGGGGGTCCTTTCGGCCCTTGTTGGTGGCGCGCTGGTCGTTGTGTTCATGCTGGTGTATTACAGGATCGGCGGGCTGATCGCGGACGTGGCGCTGGTGTTCAACATAATAATCCTGATGGGGGCCATGGCCTACTTCGGCTCCACTCTCACCCTGCCCGGCATCGCCGGCATAATACTCACCATCGGCATAGCGGTGGACGCAAACGTGCTGGTGTTCGAGCGGATAAGGGAGGAGCTGAACATGGGCAAGACAGTGCGGGCCGCGGTGGAAATAGGGTTCTCCCGCGCTTTTCTGACCATTCTGGACACACACGTCACCACCATCGTGGGGGCGATAGTCCTGTTCCAGTTCGGCACCGGCCCCATAAAAGGCTTTGCCATAACCTTGAGCATCGGGCTTATCGCCAGCATGTTCACGGCGGTGTTCGTGTCCAGGACATTATTCATGATCTATCTCGGGTCGCGCAGGCTCGCGAACCTTAACATCTGA
- the yajC gene encoding preprotein translocase subunit YajC yields MIYYHIARTVTAMAPAPEGAPQEGHAIIMMLFYGALFAIFYFMLIRPQLKRNKEVKTLQEAIKKGDSVLTDSGIYGVVAKVKDEIITVEIAEGVKVKMQKSAILERLKEGSAPGKDDE; encoded by the coding sequence ATGATTTATTATCATATAGCGCGGACGGTGACGGCGATGGCTCCCGCGCCCGAAGGGGCGCCCCAGGAAGGGCACGCAATCATAATGATGCTGTTCTATGGCGCTCTTTTCGCCATTTTCTATTTCATGCTCATCCGGCCGCAGTTAAAGCGCAACAAGGAAGTGAAGACCCTCCAGGAAGCGATAAAAAAGGGGGACTCCGTTTTGACCGACAGCGGCATTTACGGAGTGGTGGCCAAGGTGAAGGACGAAATAATCACCGTTGAGATCGCCGAAGGGGTGAAGGTGAAGATGCAGAAGAGCGCCATCCTCGAACGGCTCAAGGAAGGCTCCGCTCCGGGGAAAGACGATGAATAG
- a CDS encoding tetratricopeptide repeat protein translates to MKIKGFIAIVLACAVAAALPGHALAGASIPAGMVEPGWEDHFRSAIFKIAETDFEDGLKMLDAYIAKFPRKPEGYFFYAAGVQEKIQKLNNLADLERFKKYAGECRKICKDNLAKKPGDTVSRMYLGAVNGYAGLLEARQRNLFRAFMDAVEAKGDLERAMAERPDLADVQFGLGMVYYFASRKGAEEGGAVAWVITKFITQGRDMRKEALEMIRRPVEAGTLSEDYARAALMWISLYEKKYDRARELAEYISKKFTRDAGSRWVKGRLAYLNGDYAEARRMFSESQEILRKRGVAMSRYKDLEIAIKFTEMRQSMDRRQWDGAEDIRRAIDDWLSGEPKISMEYQDEKNLLGYWRSEADNARKSMTFVTGGK, encoded by the coding sequence TTGAAAATAAAGGGATTCATCGCTATCGTCCTCGCCTGCGCCGTGGCGGCCGCCTTGCCGGGCCACGCTTTGGCGGGCGCGTCCATTCCCGCCGGCATGGTCGAGCCGGGATGGGAGGACCACTTCCGCTCCGCCATATTCAAGATCGCGGAAACGGACTTTGAGGACGGGCTGAAAATGCTGGACGCCTACATCGCCAAATTCCCGCGCAAACCCGAAGGTTACTTTTTCTACGCCGCCGGGGTGCAGGAGAAAATACAAAAACTCAACAATCTGGCGGACCTTGAACGGTTCAAAAAATACGCAGGCGAATGCCGGAAAATCTGCAAGGACAACCTTGCCAAAAAACCGGGGGACACGGTCTCCCGGATGTACCTTGGCGCCGTGAACGGCTACGCAGGGCTGCTCGAAGCGCGCCAGCGCAACCTTTTCCGGGCGTTCATGGACGCTGTGGAGGCCAAGGGGGACCTGGAGCGGGCCATGGCCGAGCGGCCGGACCTGGCGGACGTGCAGTTCGGCCTTGGCATGGTCTATTATTTCGCCAGCCGCAAAGGCGCCGAAGAGGGGGGCGCCGTGGCGTGGGTGATAACAAAGTTTATAACCCAAGGCCGCGACATGCGCAAAGAGGCGCTGGAGATGATCCGCCGCCCCGTCGAGGCGGGGACCCTTTCGGAAGATTACGCCCGCGCGGCGCTGATGTGGATAAGCCTTTACGAGAAGAAATATGACAGGGCACGGGAACTGGCCGAATACATATCGAAAAAGTTCACCCGGGACGCGGGCTCGCGCTGGGTGAAAGGGAGGCTGGCCTATCTGAATGGCGACTACGCCGAGGCCCGCCGGATGTTTTCAGAGTCGCAGGAAATATTGCGCAAACGCGGCGTGGCCATGTCCCGGTACAAGGACCTGGAGATCGCGATCAAATTCACCGAGATGCGCCAGAGCATGGACCGGCGCCAATGGGACGGGGCGGAGGATATCCGGCGTGCGATAGACGACTGGCTTTCCGGCGAACCGAAAATCTCAATGGAATATCAGGACGAGAAGAATCTATTGGGCTACTGGCGCTCTGAGGCCGATAACGCGAGGAAAAGCATGACATTCGTGACGGGAGGAAAGTAA
- a CDS encoding Eco29kI family restriction endonuclease produces the protein MVIGQPFNPLDKRNLGNSVAEALLLRDVEPLPPVESFDGAGIYVIYYIGDYPAYKQISGKNRKDKYECPIYIGKAVPAGARKGGIGFDQPAGAVLYKRLCEHAESIKSASNLRIEDFLCRYLVVDDIWIPLGESLLIEHYSPVWNKIIDGFGNHDPGKGRYNQQKSPWDVLHPGRHWAQRLKPNYKSEVQLLKILSEFLEK, from the coding sequence TTGGTTATCGGCCAGCCATTCAATCCACTTGACAAGCGGAACCTGGGGAACAGCGTGGCCGAGGCGCTTTTGTTGCGCGATGTGGAACCTCTTCCTCCTGTTGAATCGTTTGACGGAGCCGGCATTTACGTTATTTATTACATCGGCGATTATCCCGCTTATAAACAGATTTCCGGGAAAAACCGTAAAGATAAATACGAGTGTCCAATTTACATTGGCAAGGCTGTCCCCGCGGGAGCTAGAAAAGGCGGTATCGGCTTTGACCAACCCGCCGGAGCGGTTCTTTATAAACGATTGTGCGAGCACGCCGAATCAATTAAAAGCGCGTCAAACTTGCGAATCGAAGATTTTCTTTGCCGCTATTTGGTCGTTGACGATATTTGGATTCCTTTAGGTGAGTCCCTCCTTATAGAGCACTACTCGCCGGTTTGGAATAAAATTATCGATGGATTTGGAAATCATGACCCGGGCAAGGGAAGATACAACCAGCAAAAATCTCCATGGGATGTTTTGCACCCGGGCAGGCATTGGGCGCAACGCTTGAAACCAAACTACAAATCGGAAGTTCAGCTATTAAAAATATTGTCTGAGTTTCTTGAAAAATAA
- a CDS encoding DNA cytosine methyltransferase, protein MNSVELFSGAGGLAMGIAQAGFKHSAIIERDEHACGTISANQSLGSPHVSGWPLHRGDVSLFNYNAIKNDVALLAGGPPCQPFSLGGKHKGNMDGRDMFPQFIRAVRELRPRAILVENVKGLLRKSFATYFEYIILQLSYPDIMRAQKESWQEHLARLERTRTKGSSGGLSYNIVFRLLNAADYGVPQRRERVFIVGFRADTGIEWSFPHPTHSRESLLWEQHKTGEYWDRHKISASKKPRWGRRELDSAKYADFGWTKPQWNAWRTVRDAISDLPDPRFGNNPARIANHGFNAGARIYPGHTGSPLDEPAKTLKAGGHGVPGGENMLLYPDGGVRYFTIREAARLQTFPDDYVISGSWSESMRQLGNAVPVMMAEKIAVAIAGKLRKSRR, encoded by the coding sequence GTGAATTCAGTTGAATTGTTCTCCGGCGCAGGGGGATTGGCGATGGGTATCGCCCAAGCCGGATTCAAACACTCGGCCATAATCGAGCGCGACGAGCACGCTTGCGGAACAATAAGCGCCAATCAATCGCTTGGCTCGCCTCATGTGAGCGGATGGCCTCTTCACCGGGGTGACGTTTCGCTTTTTAATTATAACGCTATAAAAAATGATGTGGCCTTATTGGCCGGAGGCCCGCCATGCCAGCCTTTTTCCCTTGGCGGAAAGCACAAGGGGAACATGGACGGACGCGATATGTTCCCTCAATTCATAAGGGCGGTTCGTGAACTGCGCCCGCGCGCCATACTTGTTGAAAACGTGAAAGGACTGTTGAGGAAATCTTTCGCCACGTATTTTGAATACATTATTCTTCAGCTTTCTTACCCCGATATTATGCGGGCGCAAAAGGAGTCATGGCAGGAGCATTTGGCGAGGCTGGAGCGTACCCGCACAAAAGGTTCGAGCGGCGGTCTTTCATATAACATCGTTTTCCGGCTTCTCAACGCGGCCGATTATGGCGTGCCCCAAAGAAGGGAACGGGTTTTTATTGTTGGCTTCCGGGCCGATACCGGCATTGAATGGTCGTTCCCGCACCCGACGCATTCAAGGGAATCATTGTTGTGGGAGCAGCATAAAACAGGAGAATATTGGGATAGGCACAAGATATCCGCTTCCAAAAAGCCAAGGTGGGGTCGGCGCGAGTTGGACAGCGCGAAATATGCTGATTTCGGTTGGACCAAGCCTCAATGGAACGCTTGGAGAACCGTCCGCGACGCGATTTCCGATCTGCCGGATCCTCGCTTTGGAAACAATCCGGCGCGAATCGCAAATCACGGATTCAACGCTGGTGCCAGGATTTACCCTGGCCACACCGGCAGTCCTTTGGATGAACCGGCCAAAACGCTCAAAGCCGGAGGTCACGGCGTTCCCGGAGGCGAAAACATGCTGTTGTACCCGGACGGAGGCGTCAGGTATTTTACCATCCGTGAAGCCGCTCGTTTGCAAACATTTCCTGATGACTATGTAATTAGCGGATCGTGGTCTGAATCAATGCGGCAGTTGGGCAACGCGGTCCCTGTCATGATGGCGGAAAAAATCGCCGTCGCCATAGCCGGTAAATTACGGAAAAGCCGGAGATAA
- the vsr gene encoding DNA mismatch endonuclease Vsr — protein MDIITPAQRSELMGKVRSINTRPELIVRKIIFRMGYRYRLHAKDLPGRPDLVFRPREKVVFVNGCFWHFHKGCPDVRPPKSNRVFWRKKLEGNRKRDSSNYRKLSKMGWKYLIIWECQTADAAKLESKIRDFLGR, from the coding sequence ATGGACATTATAACGCCCGCTCAACGGAGCGAACTAATGGGGAAAGTACGTTCCATCAACACAAGACCCGAGCTAATAGTTAGAAAAATCATTTTTAGAATGGGGTATCGTTACCGCCTGCACGCCAAAGATTTACCCGGCAGACCCGATTTGGTTTTCAGGCCAAGGGAGAAAGTTGTTTTCGTGAACGGATGTTTTTGGCATTTTCACAAAGGTTGCCCGGATGTCAGACCGCCGAAATCCAACAGGGTGTTTTGGCGGAAAAAGCTTGAGGGAAACAGAAAAAGGGATTCATCAAACTATCGCAAATTAAGTAAAATGGGATGGAAATACCTTATAATCTGGGAATGTCAAACAGCCGATGCGGCGAAACTTGAATCAAAGATACGTGATTTTCTTGGACGCTAA
- a CDS encoding ABC transporter permease, with translation MNNLPGNLKFGLALTLLFAFVALTAPLVSPASPFDQDLYNGLGSPGAEHLLGQDRLGRDILSRIIFGARISLLVGFTTVTVSVVIGSAIGAAAGYAGGKVDEFVMRVCDVFLAFPGILLAIAVMAILGPSLSNVIIALCMMGWTSYARLVRGQTLTLREREYVQAARALGAGAPRVILRHIIPNAAPPVIVEATFGVASAILAEAGLSFLGLGVQPPTPSWGSMLAEGRQFLLVAPHLTIFPGLAVMLTVMGINFLGDGLRDLMDPKRRG, from the coding sequence ATGAACAACCTTCCCGGCAACCTGAAATTCGGCCTGGCGTTGACGCTGTTATTCGCATTCGTGGCGCTGACGGCGCCGCTCGTGTCGCCAGCGTCCCCGTTCGATCAGGACCTTTACAATGGACTGGGGTCTCCGGGGGCGGAACATCTTCTTGGCCAGGACAGGCTGGGGAGGGACATATTGAGCAGGATAATTTTCGGCGCCCGTATCTCCCTGCTAGTGGGATTCACCACAGTCACGGTGTCGGTGGTGATAGGCTCGGCCATCGGCGCGGCGGCGGGATACGCCGGGGGGAAGGTGGACGAGTTTGTGATGCGCGTGTGCGACGTTTTCTTGGCGTTCCCCGGCATACTGCTTGCCATCGCGGTGATGGCGATTTTGGGACCGAGCCTTTCCAACGTTATCATTGCTTTGTGCATGATGGGGTGGACGAGCTATGCCCGGCTTGTGCGCGGGCAGACGCTGACGCTGCGGGAGAGGGAGTACGTTCAGGCGGCGCGGGCGCTGGGGGCCGGCGCGCCAAGGGTGATCCTGCGACACATAATACCCAACGCGGCGCCGCCGGTGATCGTGGAAGCGACGTTCGGCGTGGCCTCGGCCATATTGGCGGAAGCGGGCTTAAGCTTTCTCGGTTTAGGCGTCCAGCCGCCGACCCCCAGTTGGGGCTCCATGCTGGCGGAAGGGCGTCAGTTTTTGCTGGTGGCCCCGCACCTGACGATTTTTCCGGGGTTGGCGGTGATGCTCACGGTGATGGGGATAAACTTTCTGGGAGATGGGTTGAGAGATTTGATGGATCCGAAGAGGAGGGGGTGA